The proteins below come from a single Vampirovibrio chlorellavorus genomic window:
- the fsa gene encoding fructose-6-phosphate aldolase, translating to MQLFVDTADLKEIREAASLGVISGVTTNPSLLAKNGSGDVKSVIREICELVPDGPVSMEVIGESAEQMIKEGKEFATWASNVYVKVPFCVEGMKAVKWFSQEGIHTNVTLVFSTNQVLLAANAGATLISTFVGRLDDIGFDGTQIIAESVDLMRQHGFSSKILAASIRHPLHVTQAAAAGADIATIPFKVIKQMYEHPLTEKGMSLFKADWEKLNAKLAV from the coding sequence ATGCAACTTTTTGTGGATACCGCTGATCTGAAAGAAATTCGGGAAGCCGCCTCATTGGGCGTCATTTCCGGGGTGACCACCAACCCTAGCCTGCTGGCCAAAAATGGCAGCGGCGATGTCAAAAGCGTCATCCGGGAAATTTGCGAGCTGGTGCCGGATGGCCCGGTGAGCATGGAAGTGATCGGGGAGTCCGCTGAGCAGATGATTAAAGAGGGCAAGGAGTTTGCCACCTGGGCTTCCAATGTCTATGTAAAGGTTCCCTTTTGCGTGGAAGGCATGAAGGCCGTGAAGTGGTTCTCCCAGGAAGGCATTCACACCAACGTGACCCTGGTGTTTTCCACCAATCAGGTGTTATTGGCGGCCAATGCCGGCGCCACCCTGATCAGCACCTTCGTGGGCCGTCTGGATGACATTGGCTTTGATGGCACCCAAATCATTGCGGAATCGGTGGATCTGATGCGCCAGCACGGGTTTTCCAGCAAGATATTGGCGGCCAGCATTCGTCACCCATTGCATGTGACTCAGGCTGCCGCCGCCGGTGCCGATATCGCCACCATCCCCTTTAAAGTGATCAAGCAAATGTATGAACACCCGCTGACCGAGAAGGGCATGAGCCTGTTCAAGGCGGATTGGGAAAAGTTGAACGCGAAATTGGCTGTTTAA